In one Bactrocera dorsalis isolate Fly_Bdor unplaced genomic scaffold, ASM2337382v1 BdCtg119, whole genome shotgun sequence genomic region, the following are encoded:
- the LOC125780139 gene encoding piggyBac transposable element-derived protein 3-like, with the protein MNSRRGLNVHEIISALEDDHNILSADIFITPPENNDFSDEDSGSEEAGEIGNLTRRQLLAEAEVRCQLPSADGVLETVDGIPFINQDEQEQQPSASQSNEPPAKKSKTIVTRKWRQKDIAANPERESMQPDFVLDKDNPLDFFEMFFDEEVFELLRSSTEQNAIAKGHVNFRVTVEEIKNFIGILLLSGYNSASRYRLYWDQSIDTHHPGVASCMTRNRFEELLRFFHACDNNRLPSDDKFAKVRPLWNLMNERWLKFYPGDKHLSIDESMVPYFGKHGAKQHIHGKPIRFGYKIWSLCTRLGYLIYGEPYQGAKTGNTNPNLGVGGSVVTNLISKLPSDNHYSFYIDNFFTSLRLLDEVSQMGHVITGTLRANRTEGAPLKDIKEMKKTSRGSHHQITDLSSNMTLVRYNDNNIVTIASTESGVHPIGKVKRWCGNKRVDVDQPHCYLLYNKYMGGVDRLDQNVGKYRISIRLKRWYWQMIMFPINACANNAFQLYRVSPAGQAKDAHDFLSFTRYIVQTYLILGKPSTSIAKRIGGKTPLTTKSKLPDSVRLDGKEHYIIRNETQIRCRECHKNTKFKCSKCGVGLHQHCSQAFHTIK; encoded by the exons ATGAATTCCAGGAGAGG GTTGAACGTTCACGAAATTATATCGGCATTAGAAGATGATCATAATATACTGTCTGCAGATATATTTATCACACCACCTGAAAACAATGACTTCAGCGATGAAGACAGCGGAAGCGAAGAAGCGGGAGAAATAGGTAATCTTACGCGTCGGCAACTACTAGCAGAAGCTGAGGTGCGATGCCAGCTACCATCAGCAGATGGGGTCCTGGAAACCGTAGATGGAATTCCATTTATAAATCAGGATGAACAGGAACAACAGCCGTCCGCGTCTCAGTCAAATGAACCACCTGCAAAAAAATCTAAGACTATTGTCACGAGGAAGTGGAGACAAAAAGATATAGCTGCAAACCCTGAAAGGGAGTCGATGCAACCTGATTTCGTTTTAGATAAGGATAATCCATTAGATTTTTTTGAGATGTTTTTTGACGAAGAAGTTTTCGAGCTCCTGCGGTCTAGCACGGAACAAAATGCAATTGCAAAAGGACATGTCAATTTTCGAGTCACtgttgaagaaattaaaaactttatcgGTATTTTGCTTTTGTCAGGCTACAATAGCGCTTCACGCTATAGATTATACTGGGATCAAAGTATTGACACTCATCATCCAGGAGTTGCATCATGCATGACTCGTAATCGTTTTGAAGAGCTTTTACGTTTTTTTCATGCATGCGATAACAACCGCCTACCTTCTGACGATAAGTTTGCAAAAGTAAGGCCACTGTGGAATCTTATGAATGAGAGATGGCTAAAGTTTTATCCCGGAGACAAACATTTGTCTATCGATGAGTCTATGGTACCTTATTTTGGAAAACATGGCGCAAAACAACATATTCACGGTAAACCAATACGTTTTGGCTATAAGATTTGGTCACTGTGTACACGATTGGGTTATCTTATTTATGGAGAACCTTACCAAGGAGCTAAAACTGGTAACACCAATCCAAATCTAGGCGTTGGAGGCTCTGTAGTGACAAATTTGATTTCGAAACTGCCAAGTGATAACCACTACAGTTTctatattgataattttttcacttctttACGTTTACTAGACGAAGTAAGTCAGATGGGTCATGTTATCACTGGTACATTACGTGCTAATAGAACAGAAGGTGCCCCGCTAAAAGACATCAAGGAGATGAAAAAGACATCACGGGGTTCGCACCACCAAATTACGGATTTATCATCCAACATGACTTTAGTGCgctacaacgacaacaacatcGTAACTATTGCCTCAACGGAAAGCGGTGTTCATCCGATTGGTAAGGTGAAGAGATGGTGCGGCAATAAAAGAGTAGACGTAGATCAACCGCATTGCTATctattatataacaaatatatgggCGGAGTCGATCGACTCGaccaaaatgttggaaaatatagaatttcaaTAAGACTGAAGAGATGGTATTGGCAAATGATAATGTTCCCCATAAATGCCTGTGCTAATAATGCTTTTCAGTTATACCGAGTTTCACCAGCAGGCCAAGCTAAAGACGCTCATGATTTCTTGTCTTTTACAAGATACATTGTGCAGACTTATTTGATACTTGGCAAACCTTCTACATCCATAGCAAAACGCATTGGAGGCAAGACACCGTTAACTACGAAAAGTAAGCTGCCAGATTCGGTAAGGCTGGATGGGAAGGAACACTATATCATTAGAAACGAAACTCAAATTCGATGCCGCGAATGTCACAAGAATACGAAATTCAAATGCAGTAAATGTGGAGTTGGCCTCCATCAACATTGTTCTCAAGCTTTTCATaccataaagtaa